AGCGGCCAGTGAACTTCAGCCTTTTCGTGTACGAGCGCGAGCGAATCGTGGCCGGTTCGGCAATCATGGGATGGCGCAGGAACTCCCGGGTAGGGCACCTCTACTCCATCGTCACGGCACCGGAACACCGCGAGGCGGGATTGGGGACGCTGCTGCTGGCGGCGTGTGAGGAGGAGGCGGCGGCGAAGGGCAAAGAGCGCATCGTGCTTGAGGTGCGACGAAAGAATGCGGCGGCGGTGGCCTTTTACGAACGGCGAGGCTACGCGGTTACGAAGACCGTCGCGGACTACTATGCGGGCGACGATGCCCTGCACATGGAGAAGCGGCTGTTGAAGGCGTAGGGGTCGTTCGCAGGGAAGGCGGCGCGGATTCATTGCAAAGGCCTCTTGCATGTGGCATCCTGCGCGCGTTTGATCGCACAGGCGGACGGCGCCACGCACATCAGGAGGTTGTTCGATGGGACCACTTACGGACAAGTATTGCATCGTGGGCGTTGGGGAGACGGCGCACATGCGCCCCTCCAACCGCACCACGTTTTCCATGGCGCTGGAGGCGATCAAGAAGGCATGCGACGACGCCGGGCTGCACCCGCACCAGGTGGACGGCATCACGAGCTATTCGGCGATGGACTCCACCGGGGGGATGGACATCGGCACGGCGCTGGGGATGCGGCTCAACTACCAGGTGGACATCATGGGCGGCGGCTCCAGCATCGAGGCGCTGATCGCCCACGCGGTGGGCCTCCTGGAGGGCGGGTACTGCAACTATGTGGTCTGCTACCGCTCCATGAACGGCCGCTCCGGACGGCGCATGGGCGGCCAGGCTGTGGGCGGGCCCGCGATGGCGATGCCGATCTCGGGAGCCGGGGGACTGGCGAACATCTCGGGGGTTCACGACGCCGGCGCAGCGGTTCGGGATGAGCTGCATGCGGTATCTGCACGATTACAACGTGACGCCGGAGACTTTGGGGAAGATCGCGATCACGCACCGTCGGCACGCGCTGCTGAACCCGAAGTCCATCATGAAATCGCCGATCACGATGGAGGACTATCTCTCCTCGCGATGGGTCTCGAAGCCGTTCCGCCTGTTGGACTGCTGCTTGGAGACGGACGTGGCGGCGGCGCTTATCGTGACCTCACGGGAGCGGGCCTACGACCTGCGGCACCCGCCGGTCTTTATCATGGGCGGAACGGCCCGGGTGATGGCGCCGACGCCTTCCTGGAATTACAGCCGGGATGTGATCCACGAGGTCGCCGGCTTCTACGGGCGCAACAGGATGTTCGGGATGTCCGGCATCGGGCCGGAGGATGTGGACATCACGTCTTCGTACGATGCGTTCACGTTCACGACGCTGATCCAGCTGGAGGCGTACGGCTTCGCGCCCAGAGGAGAGGCGGCGGCGTACATCGCCGAGGGGAACATCATGATTGACGGGCGGCGGCCGAACAACCTTTCGGGAGGGCATCTCTCGGAGGGGTATACGCACGGCATCAGCATGGTGATCGAGAATGTGCGGCAGCTGCGCCACCGGGCGGACGATTTGTGCCCGCGCTGGCGAGAGGGGATCCACACGTACGACCGCACGAAGGGATGCCGCCAGGCGAAGCGGGCGAAGATCGCGGCGTGCCTGGGCTGGGGCATGGAGACGATGTCCAGCACGTGCGTGCTGCGGGGGCAGTAGCTCGAGGGTGCGCGGAGCCATCCGCCCGTATGGGGGCTTTGGGTTGCTTGGCAACTCAGGGGAGAGACCTCTCCCCCGATGCGGCATCGGGGTCTCGAAGACTCGACCTGCGAGTGCCCTCTCGTTGCTCGGAGCCGAGCACAGCTATAAGAATGAGCAGTCGCCATTGGAATGGCGTGCGTACGAGAGGGAAAGAAGGGATTTCGGAGACCTCTCCCTGGCCCTCTCCCGGACGCTTCCCGAGGTGCGCTGGGAAGCTGGGAGAGGGTAAGGGCGCAGTGATGCACCCGATAGGATGGGGTTGCGAGGCAACCCGGATGGCGTAGGCCCGTTCGTCGTGGCGATTAGGCATCGCCGCTTCGCAGGGTAAGAGGGGGTTAGCTATCGCGGGGGAGGCCGAGGCCGCGCTGGGCGATGACGTTGCGCTGGACTTCCGAGGTGCCGCCGCCGATGGTCTGGGCCATGTTGCCCATGTATTGCATGGGGGCGCGGCCGCCGAAGGGGGCGCGAGGTCCTTGGAGGAGCTGGCCGGAGAGGCCCAGGATGTCCATGAGGCCGCGGGAGACGTACTGGGTGAGCTCTGTGCTGTAGAGCTTGCTCATGGAGGCCTCCATGTTGGGGATCCGGCCCTTGCTTTGCATGGAGACGACGCGGTAGGAGAGGTTGCGGCCGACGAGGATGGCGATGGAGAGCTCGGCGAGGCGAAGCCGGACGCGGCTGTGGGTGAGGGAGGAGGGGCTGGAGGGCGGCAGGCTCTTGAGGGAGGCGGTGAAGTCTTCCAGCATGCGGCGGAGCTGGGCAGAGAAGTTGATACCGGAGCGCTCGAAGTCCAAGGTGGTGGTGGCGACGTACCAGCCCCGGTTCTCCTGGCCGAGGATGTTGTGGGCAGGAACGCGGACGTTGGTGAAGAAGACTTGGTTGAATCCGCGCCGACCCGTCATGTTGAGGAGGGGGCGCACTTCTATGCCAGGGGTCTTCATATCGAGGAGGAAGTAGCTGATGCCTTTGTGCTTTGGAGAGGAGGGGTCGGTGCGGGTGAGGATGTGCATCCAGTCGGCGCGGTGGGCGTAGCTGGTCCAAATCTTGGAGCCGTTGATGATGTAGTCGTCGCCATCGCGGACGGCCTTGGTCTGGAGTGAGGCGAGATCGGAGCCTGCGCCGGGCTCGCTGAAGCCCTGGCACCAAAGGACTTCGCCCCTGGCGATCTTGGGCAGGTGCTCGCGCTTCTGCTCTTCCGTTCCGTGAACGATGAGGCAGGGGCCGACGAGGCCGAGGCCCTGGCGATCGCGGCCGGGGGCGCCGGAATAGGCGAGCTCTTCATTGAAGACCATCTGTTTCATGTGGGAGGCGCCCATGCCGCCGTATTCCTTGGGCCAGGCGAGGGTCATCCAGCCCTTTTTCACCAGGGCCTTGCGCATCCGGGCATCCACGGCATCGTAGTCCGAGCTTTCATCGCCGAAGGTGGCGCTCCAATCGGGAGGGAGATTCTCCTCGAGGAACTGGCGCACTTCCCGGCGGAAGGCTTCGTCTTCCGGGCTAAGGCGGAAATCCATCAGATGACTCCAGCGGCGGCGAGGGCCTTGATGCGCTTGAGGCTGATCCCAAGCTCGCGGTGGTAGACGGCGATGTTGTCTTCGCCGAGGAGGGGGGCGCGGCGTCGGATGCGCCAAGGGGTGCCGCGCATGGCGTAGGGCGCGCCTGGGTAGGTGAAGCGCTTGCCGAGCTCCGGGTGAGGGACTTGGACGAAGAATTTGCGGGCTTTGAAATGGGGGTCATTGAGGAGATCGGAGGAGGCTCGGACGATGGTCCAGGGGAAGCCGATGCGCTGGGCCTCCGTGGAGAAGGCCTTTGCGGTGTAGCGGGCGGCGAGGCGGCCGCCCGATGCACCGCCCTGCAGATCGGCTCAAGTCCACCAATCCCCTCTACAACGTCTACCGCTGTGCGGACGGCAAGTGGCTATCGCTCGGCGCGGTCCAGCCCGATCGCTATTGGGCAAGCATCTGTGTCGTGATCGGCATGCCGCGCCTGGTGAGTGATGCCCGCTTCGCGACCCTTGATGCGCGCGCGCAGAACGGCCGCGCCCTCATCGAGCTCCTTGACGGCTGGTTCGCCGTGAGGAAGCGCGACGACTGCCTGAAGCTCTTCAAAGCGGAAGGCGTCCTCTGCGCCCCCGTGCAGGACTACACGGACTTGGCGCGCGACCCGCAAGTGATTGCGAACGACTACACCGCCACGGTGAGCCACCCGATTCACGGTGCGATGAAACAGGTGGGCATCCCGGCCAAGTTGAGCGCGACTCCCGGGGAGATCCGCTTCGCTGCGCCGCAGTTCGGCCAGCACACGGAAGAAGTCCTCCTCGAATTCGGCTATTCTTGGGAGGAGATCGCCGCGCTGCGCAGTGAGGGTGCCATCTAGCCGGCCACCGGCGCTCGCGACTATGGACTTCCATTGGTCACCAGACGATATCGCCTTCCGTAGAGACCTGCGCCGCTTCTTCCGCGAGAACCTGCCCCAGGGCTGGATGGAAGGGCTTGCCAGCTTTGACGACGGCGACTCCCGGGAAGAGATGCTGCGCGGCGTCATCCGCCAGCTAGCTGACCGAGGCTGGCTCTGCAACTCGTGGCCCGTGGAATACGGCGGCCGGGGCTGGGGCCCCATGCGCCAGACGATCTTCCAGGAGGAGCTGGCCTACCATAAGATGCCCTTGGGGCTCTATACCACCGGCATCAACCGCATGGGCCCCTCCATCATCACCCACGCCACACCGGATCAGAAACGCCGCTTTCTGCCCCCCATCGCGAGGGGCGATGTGATTTGGGCTCAGCTCTTCAGCGAGCCCGATACCGGCTCGGACCTTGCGGGCATCCAGACAAAGGCCGTGGACGAGGGCGATCACTTCCGCGTCAGCGGCATCAAAGTCTGGAATCGGGCCCACAAGGCCCAGTGGGCTGGGACGCTTGTGCGCACGAACCCGAGCGCGCCCAGGCACGCCGGCATCAGCTACCTGCTGCTCGATCTTTCGCTCCCCGGCATCGTCGTCCGGCCGGTCGTCAACATGTGCAACGCCCACGTCTTCAATGAAGTCTTTCTGGACAACGTTATCGTGCCCAAGGACTGCCTCCTCGGGCAGAAAGACCAGGGCTGGCGTGTGGCCTCCCACACCCTCACGGTGGAGCGCACCTTCGTCAACCACTCGGTGATGGCCCAGCAGTACTACGATGAGATGCTCGATGTGGTGGAGGGTCGCCGCGATAGTCGGAAGCGCTCCCTCACCCCGCAGACCCGCGCGCGATTGGCTCAGATCGCTGTTGAGCTCAAGGTCTCGCGCCTCCTTTGCTACCGCATCGCCTATCGCCAGGAGCGCAACCTGCCGGTCTCCTACGAGACGGCGATCTCAAAGCTCTTCGTCAGCGAGATGACCCAGCGTCTCGCTGATGCGGCGATGAGCCTCTTCGGCCTCCAGGGCCAGCTTGAAGAGGGGTCGCCGCGTGCGCCGCTCCGCGGGAAGCCGCAGATGCTTTACCGCGCCCAGCGGGCCATCACCATCGGAGGCGGGACCTCTGAAATCATGCGCAACGTGATTGCAAAACGGGGATTGGGCCTCTAGCCCTTCCGCTGGACTACAATGTGCCCACCCGTCTCATCGCGGAACGCTCCATGAACGATTGGCGTGAATACTACCGAACGCGCACGGTGACGCCCGAACAGGCCGTCGCCATTATCAAGTCGGGCCACCGCGTGGCCTTTACCACCGGCAACGAGCCGACGGCCCTTTCGCTCGCCCTATTGGCGCGCGCCCCGGATCTGCGAGGCGTGACGCTCTTTCTCCCCACGCCCAGCCGAGACTTCGGCTGGTACGACGAGGGCTTTGAGCAGAACTTCACGATAGAGGTCGGCTACATCCTTCCCGTGGTGCGGGAGATGGTGGCCCAGCGCCGCGCCGATTACAACGTCCAGACGCTGCGCGTGGAGTACGGGCCGTTCGACCGCCCTGCGGACGTGGCGCTGGTGGAGCTTTCGCCGCCTGACGAGCAGGGGAAATGCAGCTTCGGCGCGTCGCTCTGGAACAAGAAGGCCGAGGTGATGAGCGCGAAGGTGGTCCTGGCCGAGGTGAACGACCGTCTTATCCGCACCGGCGGGGAGAACGCCATCCATGTCTCCGAGATCGATTACTTTGTGCCCCACGCCACTACGGGACGCGCCCCTGGAGCCACCGATCTCCTTGGCCGCAAGCAGGCGGAGCCGGAGCAGGCAGAGCAGGAGATAGGGCGGCATGTGGCGAGCTTGATCCGGGACGGCGATACGCTGCAGATCGGCGTGGGGAGCACCTCCGAATGGGTGGCGCGCCTCGGCGTCTTGGACGGCAAGAGCGACCTTGGCTGGCACTCCGAGACCACACCCAACGGCATCATCAAGCTGGTGCGGAAGGGTGTCATCACCGGCAAGCGCAAGACGCGGCATGCCGGGAAGGTGGTCTGCACGGCCGTTGGCGGCGGCGACATCGAAGACATGCGCTTTGTGAATGGCAACTCTCTCTTTGAGCTGTATCCCGCCGCATATATCCTCGATCCACGTGTCATCTCCTCTCATGACAACATGGTCGCCATCAACAGCGCCGTTGCCGTGGACCTCACGGGCCAGATCGCCGCCGAATCCCTGGGTCCGACGATGGTGAGCGGCAGCGGCGGGCACCTGGCCTTCGCCACCGGGGCGAACCTCTCCAAGGGTGGGCGGTATATCTGCGTGATGCCCTCCACGGCAAAGGATGGGAAGGTCTCGCGCATCACCGCCGCCCACGCCCAGGGAAGCATCGTCACCGTGCCGCGCACATTGGCGCACTACGTGGTGACGGAGCACGGCATCGCCGATCTGCGAGGCAGGAGCCAGCGCGGGCGGGCGGAGGCGCTTATCGCGATCGCCCACCCGGACTTCCGCCAGGAGCTGCGCGCCGCGGCAAAGAGACTCTATTGGCCATAATCATCTGGGGCGATTCTAAACATCGCCCATGGGAAAAGCAGAGGTAAGCCATGTCCAAGCAATCTGAGTCCAAGGTCCTTGCCGAGGGGCGCATAGACGAAGCGGCGCTCATGGTCTTCCGCGAGCGCGTCGGCATGAAGCTGCGCGTCTCCAACGTCTTCAACGAGCACGTCACGCCCGAAGCTATCCGCAAGTTCGTCAACGGCATCGGCGATACGAATCCCCTCTTTCGTGACGAGGAGTATGCCAAGGAGACGCGCTACAAGCGGCTCGTCGCGCCCATCAGCTGGGTCTACAGCGTCTACCCCACGTGGGTCTTGCAGGGCCTCCCCGGCGTCCATGCCTTCCACTCCGGCAACGACTGGGAGTTCTACAAGCCCATCTTCTCGGGGGACAAGATCACGCCGGAGGCGACCTTCACCGGGTTCGAGGAGAAGCAGAGCGAGTTCGCGGGCAAGTTCATCATGGAGTACCAGGAGGCCAAGTTCATCAACCAGCGGGGCGAGCTGGTCTCCAAGGCCAAGACGTGGCTTGTCCGCGCGGAGCGTCCGGCGGCGCGCAAGAAGGGCAAGTACAAGGGCATCACCCTGCCGCATCCGTGGTCTGAACAGGAATTGCAGAAAGTGGAGAAGGATGTGCTTGCGGAGAAGCCGCGAGGGGCCGAGCCGCGCTACTGGGAGGATGTGAAGGTTGGGCAAGAGCTGGAGCCGGTGACGAAAGGCCCCCTGGGCTTAACGGACATCGTCGCCTACTGCATCGGCTCTGCGCCGGTCCAGGTGCTGGCCCACGGCGCGGCGCTGCGCGAGTACAAGCGTCACCCGGCCTGGGCCTTCCGCGACCCGGACACGGGCGCGTGGGAGCCGGTCTATAGCGTCCACTACAACAAGCAGGCCGCCGCCTCCGCCGGACTGCCCTACCCGTACGATGCCGGGGCCGAGCGCCATGCCTGGCATCTCAACCTCTTCACCAACTGGATGGGCGATGACGGCTGGCTGAAGAAGAACTACGGCGAGTACCGGAAGTTCGTCTATCTCTCAGACGCGGTGAAGTTCGGCGGCAAGGTGACGAAGAAGTACAGAGACGCCGACGGCGAGCCGTGTGTGGACATCGAGGCGTGGGCGATCAACCAGCGCGGCGAAAACGTGATGCCGGGGCGCGGGACCGTCGTCCTGCCTTCCCGGGAGAAGAAATACTGGCCCCTGGAGAAGCGGCTGAAGTAGCCTCTACGGAAGCTTCGGCATGCGGACTTCCAGCAGACCGCCCAGGAAGTTGGCCGTGGCCTTGGTAAAATCGGCCTTGCCGGGCAGGACCGCCGATTTGTAGTACATCAGATTGGCGTCTACCTCGGGGTCGCCATCGGCGTCCAGCTTGAGCTTGGCCTTATCGCGCACCACGTAGACGTCCAGCGTCTGGTCTTGGCCCTTGATGATGAGGTTCTCCCTATTCGCGCCGCTTAACTGCATGGTCACGATGTATTCTTTGTCATCCCAATCGATGTCTATGCCGGACCCTATGGTGGTTGCGCTCCTCTTGTCACAGTAACGACTTATCGAGCCAGACTGTTGCAAAGTCAGTGTTGGTGTGGCCGTCCTCCGTCGGTATCGCCAGGCCCTTCACTGCCGTGCGGTAGGGTACCACCTGTATCGCGACTGCGATGGGGATGATGTACGTCCTCTCCACGTATAGGTAGCGCTCCAGCTCGCGCCACACGGCGATGCGCTGTTCCAGGGAGAGGGATTCGCGAAGGCGGTGGTAGAGGGCGTCCACGGCCTTGTCCTCATGCTTCGCGTAGGCATCCGGGTTTTCGCTGAAGCGCCCGTAGACGGACTCCGTTCCCTCCGGCACGGGCGAGGGCGTCGCCGCGCCCTCCTGGCTATCGTGCCGGGCAGTGATGCGCTCGCGGTTCCACGCCCCTTCATCCACGATGGCCAGCTGGAGATTAATGCCGAGGCCGGAGAGATGGTCTTTGAGGAATTCACAGCGGACGGGCGATAGGGCGCGGCAGAGATGGCCGATGGCGAAACCGCTGGGGTAGCCTGCCTCCGCCAGGAGCCGCTTGGCCTCGGCACGCTTCTGCTCCAGAGGTTCCGGATCAAAACGGGGCCAGTTGAGGAAGTTCTTTTTCTGGAACGGGTTGACCAGCCCTAGGCTGGGCGCCGTCCACCCAAGATCGCCGAGGACGACGGGGATGGCGGCCTGTTTATCAAACCAGAGCGCCATGGCGCGGCGCACCCGGGCATCTTGCCACGGCCCAGGCTTGAGGACGTTGAAGGCCAGCCGGTACATGCCGCCTTCCATCTGTGCGAAGTACGTCTTTGGGCCGATGTCCTGGATGTACTGCCCTCTCCGTATGACGGAGAGGTAATGGCCTTCGCCGCGCGCGCCCCCGTGGAGCCGCCCGGTGCGGAAGGCGGCGTCCATCACCGTCGGCTCCGTCATAATGAGGAAGTCAATGCCGTCCAAGCGTGGGAGCGCCTTGCCGCCGCTATCGCGCTCCCAGTACTTCTCGAAGCGGCGCACGGAGACGATGCTGCCGCTCTTATAGCTTTCGCTCTTGAACGGCCCAGCGCCCACCAGGTTTATGGTGATAGGGCTGACATCGGCGGTGCCCTGGGCGATGCGAGGCTCCATCAGGTGCTTCGGGTGCGCGATCTTGAGGCGCGGGTTGGCCAGAGCCTCCACAAAGGGCACATACCGCTCGCCGAAGGTCACCTTGACCCGTTCGCCGGAAAGAACCTCGACTTTCTTGATATCGCCCAGCTCGCCCTTGAAGTATGCGGGCGGGCGGGCCCCGCCCTGGAGGCCGAAGAAGGCCATATCCAACCAGAACTTGGTGTCCTGGGCGGTGAATGGCGCGCCGTCATGCCACAAGACGCCCGGGCGGATGGAGAAGGTCCATTCCGTGAAGCCCGGATTCGCGATCCAGCTCTTCGCAAGCCCTGGGCAGATGAGGTACATGTTTTCGCGGCAGCGCATCACCAGGTTGCCGGGGCCGAAGAGCGCCCCGCCGGGGTGATGGAGGGCAATGCTGCTGGTGCGCATGGGATCGAAGCCGGAGGGCGGGTCGCCGCGATTGGCCAGGAGGAGGATGCCGCCCAGCTTGGGGATCTCCGTCGGCGTGGGCCTCCTGGCTGGCGTGGCCACAGGCGAAGCGGGAGGCTGCGCGCTAGGCTCCTGCGCTGGCGCTGGAGAGGCATCATCACTGCCGCAGGCAGTGATGATGAGCACGACGAAGAAGAGGAGAGACAAGGCAAGGCGCGATCGCATCAGCAGGCTTACCAACCTCCGCCTAACGGATACGACGATGCTAGGCGCTCAGATGCAGGAAGGCAAGGATGGCTTTCTGAAAATGGGGAATGGTACCCCTGGAGAGAATCGAACTCTCGCCACCGGCTTCGGAGGCCGGTGCTCTATCCGCTGAGCTACAGGGGCACGCCCACCCATCGTAGTATGCTAGTCGGCGCATGTCCATTCTCACCAACATCCGCACCGTCCAGCGCCGGATAGAGGCCGCCGCCCGCCGGGCGGGGCGCGCCCCTGGATCGGTGACCCTCATTGCCGTTACTAAGTCGGCCGCTCCGGAGGAGGCGCGCGCCGCCTACGGTGCCGGGATACGCCACTTCGGCGAGAACCGGGTCCAGGATGCCGAAGGGCGTATGGAGGCCCTGGCCGCCATTCGTGACTCCGTCACCTGGCACATGGTCGGCCACCTGCAGACGAACAAGGTTCCGGCTGCGGCGCGCCTCTTTGCTATAATCCACAGTGTTGACTCCATCCGCCTGGGCCAGGTGTTGGACCGCCGATTTCACGAGCGGCGGCCCGTTCTGCTGGAGGTCAACATCGCAGGGGAGGCGACGAAGCACGGCCTCCGCGAGGGCGAATTGCCCCAAGCGCTGGATGCCCTCTCCCGGTGCGCCAACCTGGACATCCGTGGGCTGATGACGATGGCCCCGCAGGTGCAGGACCCGGAGCAGGCGCGGCCGGTCTTCCGGCGGCTCAGGGAACTGGCCCGGCAGTTCGGACTGCCCGAGCTTTCGATGGGAATGACGGACGATTTTGAGGTGGCGATAGAAGAGGGGGCGACGATGGTGCGCATCGGACGCGCCATCTTCGGCCCACGAAGTACGTAGGAGTGCCTGTGCGCATAGGATTCGTCGGCGGCGGAACGATGGCGGAGGCCATCTTGTCCGGCCTCCTCAAGAAAAAAGTCGCGACGGCTAAGGATGTCACCGTGAGTGACATCGTCGCCGTGCGCCGCGATTACCTCAAGAAGCGGTACGGCGTCGCCGTAACGGACAAAAATACCGCCGTCCTGCCGAAGGCGGACGTTGTTGTCCTGGCGGTGAAACCCCAGCAGCTGGACGAGGTGCTGGCCGGGCTGAAGGGCAGATTGAGCAAGGGGCAGGCCGTCCTCTCCATCGTCGCTGGAGCGTCCATTGAGCAGATATCGAGCGGCCTCGGCCACAAGGCCATCGTGCGCTCCATGCCGAACACGCCGGGCCAGTTCGGCGTGGGCATAACGGCGTGGACGGCCACGCCCCAGGTGAGCGAGGCGCGCAAGGCCCAGGTGAGGCAGGTCCTTGCCGCCCTCGGCGAAGAGGTCTTGGTCGCCGGGGAGAAGTATATTGACATCGCGACGGCCATCAGCGGCAGCGGCCCCGCCTACGTCTTCCTCTTTATCGAGGCGATCACGGATGCCGGCGTCTACCTGGGCATGACGCGGGAGATGGCCCACAAGCTGGCGGTGCAGACGGTGCTGGGCAGCGGCGTTATGGCCGCCCAGTCAGGCAAGTCGCCGTCCTCCCTGCGGGAGCAGGTCACATCGCCCGGGGGAACGACGGCCGAGGCCCTGCGCGTCCTGGAGGGCGGCGGCTTCCGCGCGCTCATGCATGAGGCGGTGGTGGCGGCATACCAGAAGGCCGTTGACCTTCGAGAGGGACACCACTAATGAACGAATCGCTGGCCGGACTGCTTCAGGCGCTGATCCTTGTCCTGACCTTTGCCATCATCGGCCGCTCACTCATGTCCTGGTTTCCCAATTCCCAGAACAGCCCATTGGGCAGGTTCCTCTTCGT
The DNA window shown above is from Chloroflexota bacterium and carries:
- a CDS encoding thiolase family protein, with the protein product MRYLHDYNVTPETLGKIAITHRRHALLNPKSIMKSPITMEDYLSSRWVSKPFRLLDCCLETDVAAALIVTSRERAYDLRHPPVFIMGGTARVMAPTPSWNYSRDVIHEVAGFYGRNRMFGMSGIGPEDVDITSSYDAFTFTTLIQLEAYGFAPRGEAAAYIAEGNIMIDGRRPNNLSGGHLSEGYTHGISMVIENVRQLRHRADDLCPRWREGIHTYDRTKGCRQAKRAKIAACLGWGMETMSSTCVLRGQ
- a CDS encoding 4-hydroxybutyrate CoA transferase — protein: MPTRLIAERSMNDWREYYRTRTVTPEQAVAIIKSGHRVAFTTGNEPTALSLALLARAPDLRGVTLFLPTPSRDFGWYDEGFEQNFTIEVGYILPVVREMVAQRRADYNVQTLRVEYGPFDRPADVALVELSPPDEQGKCSFGASLWNKKAEVMSAKVVLAEVNDRLIRTGGENAIHVSEIDYFVPHATTGRAPGATDLLGRKQAEPEQAEQEIGRHVASLIRDGDTLQIGVGSTSEWVARLGVLDGKSDLGWHSETTPNGIIKLVRKGVITGKRKTRHAGKVVCTAVGGGDIEDMRFVNGNSLFELYPAAYILDPRVISSHDNMVAINSAVAVDLTGQIAAESLGPTMVSGSGGHLAFATGANLSKGGRYICVMPSTAKDGKVSRITAAHAQGSIVTVPRTLAHYVVTEHGIADLRGRSQRGRAEALIAIAHPDFRQELRAAAKRLYWP
- a CDS encoding acyl-CoA dehydrogenase; protein product: MDFRLSPEDEAFRREVRQFLEENLPPDWSATFGDESSDYDAVDARMRKALVKKGWMTLAWPKEYGGMGASHMKQMVFNEELAYSGAPGRDRQGLGLVGPCLIVHGTEEQKREHLPKIARGEVLWCQGFSEPGAGSDLASLQTKAVRDGDDYIINGSKIWTSYAHRADWMHILTRTDPSSPKHKGISYFLLDMKTPGIEVRPLLNMTGRRGFNQVFFTNVRVPAHNILGQENRGWYVATTTLDFERSGINFSAQLRRMLEDFTASLKSLPPSSPSSLTHSRVRLRLAELSIAILVGRNLSYRVVSMQSKGRIPNMEASMSKLYSTELTQYVSRGLMDILGLSGQLLQGPRAPFGGRAPMQYMGNMAQTIGGGTSEVQRNVIAQRGLGLPRDS
- a CDS encoding acyl dehydratase; this encodes MSKQSESKVLAEGRIDEAALMVFRERVGMKLRVSNVFNEHVTPEAIRKFVNGIGDTNPLFRDEEYAKETRYKRLVAPISWVYSVYPTWVLQGLPGVHAFHSGNDWEFYKPIFSGDKITPEATFTGFEEKQSEFAGKFIMEYQEAKFINQRGELVSKAKTWLVRAERPAARKKGKYKGITLPHPWSEQELQKVEKDVLAEKPRGAEPRYWEDVKVGQELEPVTKGPLGLTDIVAYCIGSAPVQVLAHGAALREYKRHPAWAFRDPDTGAWEPVYSVHYNKQAAASAGLPYPYDAGAERHAWHLNLFTNWMGDDGWLKKNYGEYRKFVYLSDAVKFGGKVTKKYRDADGEPCVDIEAWAINQRGENVMPGRGTVVLPSREKKYWPLEKRLK
- a CDS encoding GNAT family N-acetyltransferase gives rise to the protein MTKQGRGRVRPATMADLAELVQLEAAGFPEDRYSRRQYRYYLQRPVNFSLFVYERERIVAGSAIMGWRRNSRVGHLYSIVTAPEHREAGLGTLLLAACEEEAAAKGKERIVLEVRRKNAAAVAFYERRGYAVTKTVADYYAGDDALHMEKRLLKA
- a CDS encoding YggS family pyridoxal phosphate-dependent enzyme yields the protein MSILTNIRTVQRRIEAAARRAGRAPGSVTLIAVTKSAAPEEARAAYGAGIRHFGENRVQDAEGRMEALAAIRDSVTWHMVGHLQTNKVPAAARLFAIIHSVDSIRLGQVLDRRFHERRPVLLEVNIAGEATKHGLREGELPQALDALSRCANLDIRGLMTMAPQVQDPEQARPVFRRLRELARQFGLPELSMGMTDDFEVAIEEGATMVRIGRAIFGPRST
- a CDS encoding YggT family protein produces the protein MNESLAGLLQALILVLTFAIIGRSLMSWFPNSQNSPLGRFLFVITEPVLSPLRRIIPRFGMLDLTPTVAIIILIVLQYIVATSVE
- a CDS encoding pyrroline-5-carboxylate reductase, with the translated sequence MRIGFVGGGTMAEAILSGLLKKKVATAKDVTVSDIVAVRRDYLKKRYGVAVTDKNTAVLPKADVVVLAVKPQQLDEVLAGLKGRLSKGQAVLSIVAGASIEQISSGLGHKAIVRSMPNTPGQFGVGITAWTATPQVSEARKAQVRQVLAALGEEVLVAGEKYIDIATAISGSGPAYVFLFIEAITDAGVYLGMTREMAHKLAVQTVLGSGVMAAQSGKSPSSLREQVTSPGGTTAEALRVLEGGGFRALMHEAVVAAYQKAVDLREGHH